Proteins encoded by one window of Lacipirellulaceae bacterium:
- a CDS encoding helix-turn-helix transcriptional regulator has product MPKNQRSFDTLSDVLRRKINDSPASFKELERETGVKRQSLMRFARGEGSLRLDMADKLAKYFQLELRSKKER; this is encoded by the coding sequence ATGCCTAAGAATCAACGATCCTTCGACACACTGAGCGATGTCCTACGCAGGAAAATCAATGACTCCCCAGCATCGTTCAAGGAATTAGAACGTGAGACCGGAGTGAAGCGACAGTCGTTGATGAGATTTGCGAGAGGTGAAGGGAGCTTGCGCCTTGATATGGCTGATAAGCTGGCCAAATACTTTCAATTAGAGCTGCGAAGCAAGAAGGAAAGGTAG
- a CDS encoding DnaB-like helicase C-terminal domain-containing protein, translating into MNSIDQNSGKWQSASDVFSTWRDDVLTGQPPTLYPVGDAELARIELGPKLVTLFGGAPGAGKTAFTMQCVIDGLRLNPELRWCVCNIEMPPSVLLDRQLARLSGIDAESIRYRKLDGQHADRLDQALNTLEAIADRLCFVRPPFDLANIAAACDAFGADVLTLDYIQRITPPGQHNDRRGSVDATMNYLRQFADAGLAVIVVAAVSRQKDRQGRSSYAGDSLSLASFRESSELEFGADDAFILTPDAKDAETVHLRHLKARHTEPRDLLLHFDRQRQSFTPATATPTTKPDGKLTAALANLWNQTEAASDGDNSGVEQ; encoded by the coding sequence ATGAACAGCATCGACCAAAACAGTGGAAAGTGGCAAAGCGCGTCCGACGTGTTTTCAACCTGGCGTGACGACGTGCTGACCGGGCAACCGCCCACGCTGTATCCAGTGGGCGACGCGGAACTGGCTCGCATCGAACTAGGGCCCAAACTGGTGACGCTATTCGGCGGAGCACCGGGGGCAGGGAAAACCGCGTTCACGATGCAATGCGTGATTGACGGGCTGCGATTGAATCCCGAATTACGCTGGTGCGTGTGCAACATCGAGATGCCGCCTAGCGTGCTACTCGACCGGCAACTGGCAAGGCTTTCGGGGATCGATGCGGAATCGATTCGCTATCGCAAGCTCGACGGCCAACATGCAGATCGGCTCGACCAAGCGTTGAACACGCTCGAAGCGATAGCCGACCGACTTTGTTTCGTGCGTCCGCCGTTCGACCTGGCCAACATTGCTGCCGCGTGTGATGCGTTCGGGGCGGACGTATTGACGCTCGACTACATCCAACGCATTACACCACCGGGGCAGCACAACGACCGCCGCGGCAGTGTCGATGCCACGATGAACTATCTGCGGCAGTTTGCCGACGCGGGGCTGGCCGTGATCGTCGTCGCGGCGGTCAGTCGTCAGAAGGATCGGCAAGGCCGCAGTAGCTATGCGGGGGATTCGTTGTCGCTGGCCAGCTTCCGAGAGAGTAGCGAGCTGGAGTTCGGGGCGGATGATGCGTTCATTCTCACGCCCGACGCCAAGGATGCGGAGACAGTTCACCTGCGGCACTTAAAAGCACGCCACACCGAGCCCCGCGACCTGCTGTTGCATTTCGACCGCCAGCGGCAATCGTTCACGCCCGCAACCGCAACGCCAACAACCAAGCCCGACGGTAAGTTGACAGCGGCGCTGGCGAATCTCTGGAATCAGACCGAAGCGGCCAGCGACGGCGATAACAGTGGGGTCGAGCAATGA
- a CDS encoding helix-turn-helix domain-containing protein has translation MSEAPKLDGCEVLPPLESTDTRNLTSCREPEIKPKTTRKRAANRFATLNQFIDETLATLCRGDIAVWMILYRDTRNGTARTSQADIARRGGLSVRGAAKAIKRLEKRGLLRVVYQGGLNRGSSRYSVLPLPDT, from the coding sequence ATGAGCGAAGCCCCTAAACTCGACGGCTGCGAAGTGCTGCCCCCCTTGGAATCGACCGACACACGCAACCTAACAAGTTGCCGGGAACCAGAGATCAAGCCTAAGACAACCCGCAAGCGAGCCGCCAACCGTTTCGCTACGCTCAATCAGTTCATCGACGAAACGCTAGCGACGCTCTGCCGGGGTGATATTGCTGTGTGGATGATTCTCTACCGCGATACTCGCAACGGTACGGCTCGCACTTCACAAGCTGATATTGCCCGACGTGGCGGCCTCTCGGTACGCGGCGCTGCCAAGGCGATTAAACGCCTAGAGAAACGAGGCTTGTTGAGGGTGGTCTATCAAGGCGGCTTGAACCGGGGATCGTCCCGCTATAGCGTTCTGCCATTACCCGACACATAA
- a CDS encoding DNA primase, producing the protein MSNETHHYGFRILGDCRSERRLVDWPAAFSAYCQCDARAEVGREAYLSAFTFGEAFREHLTTTGTTKGYSGPCWTPWLWFDIDAADDLEHAHKAAKSLCAVLIERYRLDDDALLIFFSGSKGFHVGLPTALFTPDGSALFHRIARQFAEHVATLAGIEIDSGVYDCVRAFRAPNSRHPKTGLHKRRFQFEELLHLATGRIAQYAETPEPFELPTNLVAKNQTAMSDWQQAAHQVANEREAMRQRQQALASGASDATLNRATLEFLRNGATVGDRHRLLFSAAANLAEFRCPGALAHALLTESALDSGLSPSEVRRQIDCGLNRVIVEGGTP; encoded by the coding sequence ATGAGCAACGAAACTCACCACTATGGTTTTCGCATTCTTGGAGATTGTCGCAGCGAGCGGCGGCTGGTCGATTGGCCAGCCGCTTTCTCGGCCTATTGCCAATGCGACGCACGCGCCGAAGTGGGGCGAGAAGCGTACTTGTCTGCGTTCACGTTTGGCGAGGCGTTCCGCGAACACTTGACGACCACCGGAACTACCAAGGGCTATAGCGGGCCGTGCTGGACGCCCTGGCTCTGGTTCGATATTGATGCCGCCGACGATCTGGAACACGCCCACAAAGCTGCTAAGTCGCTCTGCGCGGTACTGATCGAACGCTACCGGCTCGACGACGATGCCCTGCTGATTTTCTTCAGCGGCTCCAAGGGGTTTCACGTCGGACTACCAACGGCGTTGTTCACTCCTGACGGGTCCGCGTTGTTTCATCGTATCGCCCGACAGTTTGCCGAGCACGTTGCGACTTTGGCAGGAATCGAGATCGACAGCGGCGTTTACGATTGCGTGCGCGCCTTCCGAGCCCCCAATAGCCGCCACCCGAAAACAGGGCTGCACAAGCGGCGTTTCCAGTTCGAGGAACTGTTGCACTTGGCAACGGGGCGCATCGCACAGTATGCCGAGACGCCCGAACCGTTCGAGCTGCCGACAAATTTAGTCGCCAAGAATCAAACCGCTATGAGCGACTGGCAGCAAGCCGCCCACCAAGTCGCAAACGAACGGGAAGCGATGCGGCAACGTCAACAAGCACTCGCCAGCGGTGCCAGCGATGCGACGCTCAACCGTGCGACGTTGGAATTCTTACGCAACGGGGCGACCGTAGGCGACCGGCACCGCTTGCTGTTCAGTGCGGCGGCAAACCTGGCGGAGTTCCGTTGCCCTGGTGCGTTAGCCCATGCGTTGCTGACGGAATCGGCACTCGATTCGGGGCTTTCACCTAGTGAAGTGCGACGACAGATCGACTGCGGATTGAATCGCGTCATAGTCGAAGGGGGAACGCCATGA